A DNA window from Mucilaginibacter xinganensis contains the following coding sequences:
- a CDS encoding WcaF family extracellular polysaccharide biosynthesis acetyltransferase — MKQTDLSLYNNAPYQPGGSALKRLLWYYVNWIFLTSGLVPSRAVKVFFLRLFGAKIGKGVNIKPGVSVKYPWRLTIGHNSWIGENVWIDCLVDVVIGENVCISQGAVILTGGHDYKKATFDLITRKVILEDGVWICAGGIVNPGVVAASHAVLTSGSVANKNLDAWCIYQGNPAVMVRKRIFSQMKTD; from the coding sequence ATGAAGCAAACTGACCTTTCATTATATAATAACGCACCTTATCAGCCAGGCGGCAGTGCATTAAAGCGCCTGTTATGGTATTATGTCAACTGGATTTTTTTAACCAGCGGGCTGGTGCCTTCACGGGCGGTGAAGGTATTTTTTCTTCGGCTGTTTGGTGCTAAAATAGGGAAAGGCGTTAACATAAAACCGGGTGTAAGCGTCAAATATCCCTGGCGCTTAACTATTGGCCATAACAGCTGGATTGGGGAAAATGTATGGATTGACTGCCTTGTTGATGTAGTGATAGGTGAAAATGTATGCATCTCGCAGGGTGCTGTGATTCTCACCGGGGGGCATGACTATAAAAAGGCGACGTTTGACCTGATAACCCGGAAGGTGATACTGGAAGACGGTGTATGGATTTGTGCCGGTGGAATTGTTAACCCGGGTGTTGTTGCCGCATCACATGCGGTGCTTACCAGCGGCTCAGTAGCTAATAAAAACCTTGATGCCTGGTGTATTTACCAGGGGAACCCGGCAGTGATGGTCCGCAAGAGAATTTTTAGCCAAATGAAGACAGATTGA
- the xrtY gene encoding exosortase Y, with protein MNGQFSFIIITFNEEVHLPRLLESIKQLDAPLFILDSGSTDNTLAIAEQAGAKILHNNFINHPAQWDFALKNFPVETPWVICLDADQVVTPELSARLAKFSDADNRDLDGIYFNRKNFFKGRWIRHGGYSPFYLLKMIRFGKGYSDLNENMDHRLIVPGKTAIWKDGYILEENLKENKISFWIEKHNRYSDLVAQEEVERMLEMRSQTVKPHFWGSPDERTAWLKQFWWKLPRYVRPMLYFIYRLFFQLGILDGRIGVIFHFLQAFWFRLIIDVKIDEILKQDQPQLKKTGKSIGPLRFVITFLVLFAAFYYFNIFIFGITAPGNHYSAFIADHLNYIRWLRLALLRGSVAVLSWFGFTAITNEYELLVAGKGVIVLVYSCLGLGLISFFSAFVLAYPAKLKSKLIFIICGILGIEALNILRFVLLSLFWGKNQNRIVDHHTIFNLIMYVLIAVTLYFWVKHNDALTNGDEAN; from the coding sequence GTGAACGGCCAGTTTTCATTTATTATTATCACTTTCAATGAGGAGGTTCATCTGCCCCGGCTGCTTGAATCCATCAAACAACTTGATGCCCCGCTTTTTATTTTAGATTCAGGCAGTACCGACAATACTTTAGCGATAGCTGAACAGGCCGGTGCAAAAATTTTGCATAACAATTTCATAAACCATCCGGCTCAATGGGATTTTGCATTGAAAAATTTTCCGGTTGAAACGCCCTGGGTAATTTGTTTGGATGCAGACCAGGTAGTAACCCCGGAGTTAAGCGCCCGTTTGGCAAAATTCAGCGATGCAGATAACCGGGACTTAGATGGGATTTACTTTAACCGTAAAAACTTTTTTAAAGGCCGGTGGATAAGGCATGGGGGCTATTCGCCTTTTTACCTGTTGAAGATGATCCGTTTTGGTAAGGGATATTCTGATTTAAATGAGAATATGGACCACCGTTTAATTGTACCCGGAAAAACCGCGATATGGAAAGATGGCTACATTTTAGAGGAGAACTTAAAAGAGAATAAAATAAGTTTTTGGATAGAAAAGCACAACCGCTATAGCGACCTCGTAGCGCAGGAGGAAGTTGAACGGATGCTGGAGATGCGGTCGCAAACGGTTAAGCCGCATTTTTGGGGCTCGCCTGATGAACGTACGGCATGGTTAAAACAGTTTTGGTGGAAATTGCCCCGTTACGTTAGGCCGATGCTGTATTTTATTTACCGGCTATTTTTTCAGCTGGGCATATTGGACGGCCGCATTGGTGTTATCTTTCACTTTTTGCAGGCATTTTGGTTCCGCCTGATAATTGATGTGAAAATTGATGAGATCCTTAAACAGGACCAGCCTCAATTAAAAAAAACCGGCAAAAGCATCGGACCGCTCAGGTTCGTTATTACTTTCCTGGTGCTTTTTGCTGCATTTTACTATTTCAATATATTTATTTTCGGTATCACGGCGCCGGGAAACCATTACAGCGCATTTATAGCCGACCATTTGAACTACATCAGGTGGCTCAGATTGGCGCTGTTAAGAGGCAGTGTAGCGGTGCTTTCCTGGTTTGGCTTTACGGCAATTACAAATGAATATGAACTGCTGGTGGCAGGAAAAGGTGTTATAGTGTTGGTTTACTCGTGCCTGGGTTTAGGTCTGATTAGTTTTTTTTCAGCATTTGTTTTAGCTTACCCGGCAAAACTTAAATCGAAGCTGATTTTTATTATTTGCGGCATACTGGGTATTGAAGCATTGAATATTTTGCGGTTTGTGCTGCTTTCTTTGTTCTGGGGTAAAAACCAGAACCGAATAGTTGATCACCATACCATTTTTAATTTGATTATGTATGTACTTATTGCCGTAACACTTTATTTTTGGGTGAAACACAATGATGCATTGACTAATGGCGATGAAGCAAACTGA
- a CDS encoding class I SAM-dependent methyltransferase produces MADYKDYGFHSAGPTHNFGYQLNDLISLIDQTKNKYILDLGCGNGYLVNYLIENGYNAYGTDASEKGIAIARQTNPDRFFVQDLSSDALPVELADSGFDTIISTEVIEHLYNPEAFIDFCKRQLTPGGELILTTPYHGYLKNLTLSIFNRWDSHLDPLWLGGHIKFWSRKTLSRVLTNAGFTVVSFTGCGRFPYFWKSMIIKAKL; encoded by the coding sequence ATGGCTGATTATAAAGATTATGGTTTTCATAGTGCAGGGCCTACGCATAACTTTGGCTACCAGCTAAATGATTTGATCAGCTTAATTGATCAAACTAAAAACAAGTATATTCTTGACCTGGGCTGCGGCAATGGCTATTTAGTTAACTACCTTATTGAAAACGGGTATAATGCCTACGGTACAGATGCTTCTGAAAAAGGAATTGCTATTGCCCGGCAGACTAATCCGGACCGCTTTTTTGTGCAGGACTTATCGTCAGATGCTTTACCGGTTGAGTTGGCTGACAGCGGGTTTGATACCATTATATCAACGGAGGTAATTGAGCATTTATACAACCCGGAAGCATTTATTGATTTTTGTAAGCGGCAGTTAACGCCCGGGGGCGAATTGATTTTAACCACGCCTTACCACGGGTACCTGAAAAATTTAACCCTGAGCATCTTCAATCGCTGGGATTCACATTTGGATCCGCTTTGGCTTGGCGGGCATATTAAATTCTGGTCGCGGAAAACGTTAAGCCGGGTGTTAACCAATGCCGGTTTTACCGTGGTTTCATTTACAGGCTGTGGCAGGTTCCCTTACTTTTGGAAATCCATGATTATCAAAGCAAAGTTATAG
- a CDS encoding XrtY-associated glycosyltransferase XYAG1, whose protein sequence is MRVLQICAAYKPAFIYGGPTMSVSMLSEQLSKAGVYTEVYATTANGKTELNVAPNKPLDVDGVTVTYFKRITKDHSHFSPALLGKLWKEANTFDVIHIHAWWNLVSLFSCLIGLVRNVPVVVSPRGTLSPYSFQNKNIGTKWLIHHLLGKPMLKRSIIHVTSKRESDAIAAIVTPKRIINLPNFVKLPAEVPVACPTPDIFKLLFFSRVEEKKGLDILINALPFLTFPYRLTIAGDGNVNYVNEMKALATKNAVDGNVIWAGFQSDNKFKLLREHQLLILPSHDENFGNVIIESLSQGTAVLVSPFVGLCGYVIEKKLGWQCELNAAAVSNMINFIHGQQEALNNIREKAPDIIHTDFDEVKLIKEYRDMYNTIING, encoded by the coding sequence TTGAGGGTTTTACAGATCTGCGCTGCCTACAAACCTGCTTTTATTTACGGCGGGCCAACCATGTCTGTATCTATGCTAAGCGAGCAACTGTCAAAGGCGGGAGTTTATACTGAGGTTTACGCAACCACCGCCAACGGAAAAACCGAGTTAAACGTAGCACCCAATAAGCCTCTTGATGTTGATGGAGTTACGGTAACCTACTTTAAAAGGATCACTAAAGATCACAGCCATTTTTCGCCGGCGTTGTTAGGTAAATTATGGAAAGAAGCGAATACTTTTGATGTAATACATATTCATGCCTGGTGGAACCTGGTATCACTGTTTTCGTGTTTAATCGGGCTGGTACGCAATGTTCCGGTTGTGGTGTCGCCTAGGGGCACACTAAGCCCTTATTCTTTTCAAAATAAAAATATAGGCACTAAATGGCTCATTCATCATTTGTTGGGCAAGCCAATGCTCAAAAGGAGCATTATCCACGTAACATCAAAAAGGGAAAGCGATGCTATTGCCGCTATTGTTACACCTAAAAGAATAATTAACTTACCAAACTTTGTAAAGCTGCCTGCTGAAGTTCCGGTGGCTTGTCCAACCCCTGATATTTTTAAACTGCTCTTTTTTTCTAGAGTGGAGGAGAAAAAGGGCCTTGATATTTTAATAAATGCCTTGCCGTTTTTAACCTTCCCCTACCGACTGACTATTGCCGGCGACGGCAACGTTAATTATGTGAATGAAATGAAAGCATTGGCGACAAAAAATGCTGTGGATGGGAATGTTATATGGGCCGGTTTTCAAAGTGACAATAAGTTTAAACTATTGCGTGAGCATCAGCTGCTTATTTTACCTTCGCACGATGAGAATTTTGGGAACGTGATCATCGAAAGCCTGAGCCAGGGCACTGCGGTGTTGGTAAGTCCTTTCGTTGGTTTGTGCGGCTACGTTATCGAAAAAAAACTGGGCTGGCAATGTGAACTAAATGCAGCAGCTGTGAGTAATATGATTAATTTTATTCACGGACAGCAGGAGGCATTGAACAACATCAGGGAAAAAGCGCCCGATATTATCCATACTGATTTTGACGAGGTTAAGTTGATTAAAGAATATAGGGACATGTATAATACTATAATAAATGGCTGA
- a CDS encoding exosortase Y-associated Wzy-like protein → MKKGNDITKFFLLFAPWALAMLFEPSPVTSYFIAWLGSFFIFYVTLTGKIKPLPADRTFGEQLMRPIFIIQIVFAGYMCCTSIFYFLSLLGYEYLSKTNTLFALDQDAIQLAAQCQRYYCLGHAAFVSGILFFMNYPVEKKYYIEKEKIANLLLMTALISFPVSILFLRLPGLSQFYFQLSSLSFIAGTLALAFALPLQKITNTLICLALYLFNLYQALTSGFKEPIIISILVLGIFLYPNYKKIVTVVFVPLLISLFIFLPAYVSSFRGTAWTGEENVDDASQIALNAALNKDADDNSNWGFLVFRLSEIEMFTKYVKSTPEKVDFYGLQLLKQSAIAIVPRALWPSKPITESLIMERVYAAGVVNKNSNVSAKPAYIVDAYLSYGAMGIFIFLFAYGAVAQIIACKAEEMFGGYILGTALIFSGLFQIFWRGLSFEFLINSVFWSYVTMLIVFKILRSRNILKEI, encoded by the coding sequence ATGAAAAAGGGCAATGACATAACAAAATTCTTTTTGCTCTTTGCGCCATGGGCGCTTGCCATGCTCTTTGAGCCATCACCTGTTACGTCGTATTTTATTGCCTGGCTTGGATCGTTCTTTATTTTCTATGTTACGTTAACAGGGAAGATAAAGCCACTCCCTGCCGACAGAACGTTCGGTGAACAATTAATGCGGCCAATCTTTATCATCCAGATTGTTTTTGCCGGTTACATGTGCTGTACATCGATATTTTATTTTTTGAGCCTTTTAGGTTATGAATACTTAAGCAAGACAAATACCCTGTTTGCGCTTGACCAGGATGCGATACAGCTTGCGGCACAATGCCAGCGCTATTATTGCTTAGGACATGCCGCGTTTGTTTCGGGGATCTTGTTTTTTATGAATTACCCGGTTGAGAAAAAATATTATATTGAAAAAGAAAAAATAGCCAACCTGTTGTTAATGACTGCGTTGATATCATTTCCTGTTTCAATTCTGTTTTTAAGGCTGCCGGGCCTGTCGCAGTTTTATTTTCAATTGAGCTCGCTGAGTTTTATAGCCGGAACGCTGGCGCTGGCATTTGCATTGCCCCTGCAAAAAATAACGAATACGCTGATCTGTCTGGCGTTATACCTTTTTAACCTGTACCAGGCGCTTACTTCGGGATTTAAGGAGCCTATAATTATTAGCATCCTGGTTTTGGGGATTTTTTTATATCCCAATTATAAAAAAATAGTAACGGTGGTTTTTGTGCCGTTGTTAATATCGCTGTTTATATTTTTACCTGCTTACGTAAGCAGTTTCCGCGGAACAGCCTGGACGGGTGAGGAGAATGTTGACGATGCCAGCCAGATAGCATTAAATGCCGCGCTTAATAAAGATGCTGATGATAACAGCAACTGGGGGTTCTTAGTATTCAGGCTGAGCGAGATCGAAATGTTCACCAAATATGTTAAATCCACCCCTGAAAAAGTGGATTTTTACGGGTTACAGCTGTTAAAACAGTCGGCAATAGCCATAGTGCCACGGGCATTGTGGCCATCAAAGCCCATTACAGAGAGCCTGATAATGGAGCGCGTGTACGCAGCCGGTGTGGTGAATAAAAACTCGAATGTTTCGGCAAAGCCGGCTTACATAGTTGATGCTTATTTATCTTACGGCGCCATGGGAATTTTTATTTTCCTGTTTGCATACGGTGCCGTGGCGCAAATAATAGCCTGCAAAGCGGAAGAAATGTTTGGCGGTTATATTTTAGGTACAGCGCTGATTTTCAGTGGGCTGTTTCAAATATTCTGGCGGGGGCTTAGCTTCGAGTTTTTGATCAATTCAGTTTTTTGGAGTTATGTCACCATGCTGATAGTTTTTAAAATACTGCGCTCCAGAAATATATTAAAAGAAATTTGA
- a CDS encoding FkbM family methyltransferase — translation MKRIDRIKLDFTRNWKLPGKERLSNLLTPSDKLKASIKEGIVWLSDEDIAIYTSADNYIEWTIFSTGTYEAEINKLIRISLKSGGNALDIGGNIGLQSIRMSQCAGAAGKVYAFEPLNYLQEKFRRNVLLNKAANVTLLPYALSNKEGEADFTINKTSWNQGTFSLNNAGYTGTDQQRVLIKVADDLPEIQLLNSLDLVKIDVEGYEYQVLLGLAKTLQKHKPRIIFEYDDNYWLKSGQKMADCWLYLQSFGYIMYQITPVGCELLKTAEAVEGGNVFCIPA, via the coding sequence ATGAAGCGCATTGACCGTATTAAACTTGATTTTACCCGAAACTGGAAACTGCCGGGAAAGGAACGACTTTCGAATTTGCTGACGCCATCTGATAAGCTGAAGGCCAGCATAAAGGAAGGGATTGTATGGTTAAGCGACGAGGACATTGCTATTTATACCAGCGCCGATAATTATATTGAGTGGACGATATTTAGTACCGGAACGTATGAAGCGGAAATAAATAAACTGATCAGGATTTCGCTAAAGAGCGGGGGGAATGCGTTGGATATTGGCGGAAACATAGGCTTACAAAGTATCCGCATGTCGCAATGTGCGGGCGCTGCCGGCAAGGTTTATGCATTTGAACCCTTAAATTATTTACAGGAAAAATTCAGACGTAATGTTTTGTTAAACAAGGCAGCAAATGTTACCCTGTTACCGTATGCCTTATCTAACAAAGAGGGGGAAGCTGATTTCACGATAAATAAAACTTCATGGAACCAGGGTACCTTTAGTTTAAACAACGCCGGTTATACGGGAACAGATCAGCAGCGGGTGTTGATAAAAGTTGCTGATGATCTCCCGGAAATCCAGTTACTTAACTCACTAGATTTGGTAAAAATTGATGTGGAAGGATATGAGTACCAGGTTTTATTAGGGCTTGCAAAAACGCTGCAAAAGCATAAGCCGCGGATAATTTTTGAGTACGATGATAATTATTGGCTGAAAAGCGGTCAAAAAATGGCTGATTGCTGGTTATACCTGCAATCTTTTGGTTACATCATGTACCAGATAACGCCGGTAGGATGTGAACTTTTAAAAACGGCAGAAGCTGTTGAGGGTGGTAATGTGTTTTGCATTCCGGCTTAA
- a CDS encoding glycosyltransferase family 4 protein has translation MKKLAIITTHPIQYYAPIFKLLSHRGKIAVRVFYTMGESAVDKQDEGFKKAIKWDVPLLEGYEFEWMENVAGNAGSHRFKGIVTPGAIEQVKKYNPDALLVFGWAYQSHLKIIRFFNGKIPIYFRGDSTLLNEVGGLRKTLRYIFLRWIYGHIDHAFYVGKNNNDYYLKYGLREGELSFAPHAIDNSRFEIERSREADELRLALGLTNNDILVLYAGKFEPVKNLELLVQAFSALNKPDVHLLLAGNGPDEDKLKAMVKSSNIHFTGFKNQTYMPVLYQAADLFCLPSKSETWGLSVNEAMACGKAVLASDKVGCAADLIAGRKNGAVFVSNNAGSLLDELQQLTADKARLTKLGWQSKLIIKDWDFLHIAEAIENKLLNEAH, from the coding sequence ATGAAGAAGCTGGCCATTATAACAACCCATCCTATCCAATATTACGCCCCTATATTTAAGTTGTTAAGCCACCGGGGGAAAATAGCGGTCAGGGTGTTTTACACAATGGGCGAAAGTGCTGTTGATAAACAGGACGAAGGATTTAAAAAAGCAATTAAGTGGGATGTTCCGCTGCTGGAAGGCTATGAGTTTGAATGGATGGAAAATGTTGCGGGCAATGCGGGCTCTCATCGTTTTAAAGGAATAGTAACCCCGGGTGCAATTGAGCAGGTGAAAAAGTATAATCCCGATGCCCTATTGGTTTTTGGCTGGGCCTATCAGTCTCATCTAAAAATAATCCGTTTTTTTAACGGTAAAATACCCATATATTTCCGTGGTGATTCCACCTTACTGAATGAGGTGGGTGGCTTGAGGAAAACGCTTAGGTATATATTTTTGAGATGGATATACGGGCATATTGACCACGCCTTTTATGTCGGGAAAAATAACAACGATTATTACCTTAAGTACGGATTAAGAGAAGGAGAGCTAAGTTTTGCGCCACATGCCATTGACAATAGCCGGTTTGAAATTGAAAGGAGCAGGGAAGCAGATGAATTGCGGTTAGCTTTAGGCTTAACTAATAATGATATATTGGTTTTGTATGCCGGCAAATTTGAACCGGTTAAAAACCTTGAATTGTTGGTGCAGGCTTTCAGTGCGTTAAACAAGCCGGATGTTCATTTGCTTTTGGCTGGCAACGGCCCGGATGAGGATAAGTTGAAGGCTATGGTGAAAAGTAGCAATATCCACTTCACCGGGTTTAAAAATCAAACTTATATGCCTGTTTTGTACCAGGCTGCTGATTTGTTTTGCCTGCCTTCGAAAAGTGAAACCTGGGGACTAAGTGTAAACGAAGCAATGGCTTGTGGAAAAGCAGTGCTTGCATCAGACAAAGTAGGTTGTGCTGCTGATTTAATAGCCGGCCGAAAAAACGGGGCCGTTTTTGTGAGCAACAATGCCGGTAGCCTGCTGGATGAATTACAACAATTAACGGCGGACAAGGCCCGATTGACTAAATTAGGCTGGCAATCAAAATTGATTATTAAAGACTGGGATTTTTTACACATTGCGGAAGCAATTGAAAATAAGTTATTGAATGAAGCGCATTGA
- a CDS encoding glycosyltransferase: protein MQRVRMSLPYFKEFGWDVAVVTVDEKYSDVVQDELLVQSIPEDIKIYKVKALSRSVTSRIGLGSLALRSLWSYRKKVNEILRHEKYDLIYFSTTQFPVCILGAYWKRRFAVPYVIDMQDPWHSEYYRDKPKEQRPAKYWFSYRLHKYLEPVAMKAADGLISVSAAYINDLKARYPEIKGLPSATINFGAFEPDLKIAADNKGDFKMLLQSGFTNIVYVGRGGMDMQKAITPLFEAVKQGLAENPEVFSRLRLYFIGTSYAPAGQGKPTILPLAEKYGIEESVVEITDRISYYHTLWTLQQADALFVPGSDDPKYTASKIFPYLLTGKPLLAIFNENSNAVAAIKECTNDAVVLTFNQDASNLNEVICQTLNEWGNGNLKHLTLTDKFKKYSAESLTGRQVELFSIAIKHFRAK from the coding sequence ATGCAGCGCGTTAGGATGAGCCTGCCTTATTTTAAAGAATTCGGGTGGGATGTTGCGGTAGTTACCGTAGATGAAAAATATTCGGATGTGGTGCAGGATGAATTGCTGGTTCAGAGTATCCCGGAGGATATTAAAATTTATAAAGTAAAAGCCTTGAGCAGGTCGGTAACTTCAAGGATAGGATTGGGTAGCCTTGCACTGCGTTCACTTTGGTCGTATCGTAAAAAAGTAAACGAAATTTTGCGGCATGAAAAATATGATCTTATTTATTTTTCGACCACGCAGTTCCCGGTTTGCATTTTAGGAGCATATTGGAAAAGACGCTTTGCGGTACCATATGTGATAGATATGCAGGACCCATGGCATTCTGAATATTACCGGGATAAACCCAAAGAGCAGCGCCCCGCCAAATATTGGTTCTCGTACAGGTTGCACAAATATTTAGAGCCGGTAGCTATGAAGGCGGCAGATGGGTTGATAAGCGTTTCGGCTGCTTATATTAATGATTTAAAGGCAAGGTATCCTGAAATAAAGGGTTTACCGTCGGCCACCATCAACTTCGGCGCTTTTGAGCCCGATTTAAAAATAGCTGCAGATAATAAGGGCGATTTTAAGATGCTGCTGCAAAGCGGATTCACCAACATAGTGTATGTTGGCCGCGGCGGAATGGACATGCAAAAAGCCATTACCCCTTTATTCGAGGCGGTAAAGCAGGGGTTGGCTGAAAACCCGGAAGTATTCAGCAGGCTGCGCCTGTATTTTATAGGCACCAGCTATGCGCCTGCAGGGCAGGGTAAACCTACGATATTGCCTCTTGCTGAAAAATATGGTATTGAAGAATCAGTAGTTGAAATTACTGACCGGATCAGTTATTATCATACCTTATGGACCTTGCAGCAAGCGGATGCCTTATTTGTGCCTGGCTCTGATGATCCGAAATATACAGCGTCAAAAATTTTTCCATACCTGTTAACAGGCAAACCATTGCTGGCTATTTTTAACGAAAATAGTAATGCTGTTGCAGCTATAAAGGAATGCACAAATGACGCCGTTGTTTTGACTTTTAACCAGGACGCGTCGAATTTAAATGAGGTTATCTGCCAAACGCTTAACGAGTGGGGGAACGGTAACCTGAAACACCTGACGCTTACTGATAAATTTAAAAAATATAGCGCCGAAAGTCTTACCGGGCGGCAGGTAGAACTGTTTTCTATAGCCATCAAACATTTTAGAGCAAAATGA
- a CDS encoding glycosyltransferase family protein, with product MTLKDNPVKKKIVLVSSGQPALNPRLVKEADTLAENGYDVTVLYAYWNEWGTIIDKNLLPSKKWQAIRVGGDPVGKRLVYFFSRLITWIAALLTRKMGISYFSEFAISRNSYFLIRAAKSYQADLYIGHNLGALPAVVKAAKKYNKPCGFDAEDLHRYESSSNDKDYKVALKAGIENKYIPHVSYLTASSQQITQAYDRLFPGKTPVTLLNVFPAGAIREPVKPNTTGPVKLFWFSQVIGNSRGIEDVVKALHMLADKNFELHLLGYHSGQTTAFIDELNNGIAKIFYHEPVMPGALAEFAAEFDIGLAMEPGFSINNDFALSNKIFTYMQAGLAIVASDTTAQSALLSKYPAIGALYRKGDVGTLAALLSVFNKDRSKLLACREASLALATNTLNWENESKKFLTLITQTLDKTER from the coding sequence GTGACTTTAAAAGACAATCCTGTTAAAAAAAAGATAGTACTGGTTTCGTCAGGGCAACCGGCATTGAACCCGCGGCTGGTAAAGGAAGCCGATACCCTGGCCGAAAACGGGTACGATGTTACTGTGCTTTATGCATACTGGAATGAGTGGGGAACCATTATCGACAAAAATCTTTTACCTTCAAAAAAATGGCAGGCAATACGGGTGGGGGGCGACCCGGTTGGGAAACGACTGGTTTATTTTTTTAGCCGCTTAATTACCTGGATTGCAGCATTACTTACCAGGAAAATGGGAATAAGCTATTTTTCGGAATTCGCCATTTCCAGGAATAGTTATTTTCTTATCCGTGCGGCTAAAAGCTACCAGGCCGATCTGTATATTGGCCATAACCTGGGCGCATTACCTGCAGTAGTGAAGGCAGCAAAAAAATATAATAAGCCGTGCGGGTTTGATGCAGAGGATCTTCACCGGTATGAATCATCAAGTAACGACAAAGATTATAAAGTAGCCCTGAAAGCAGGTATCGAAAACAAATATATCCCGCACGTAAGCTATTTAACTGCCAGCAGCCAGCAAATCACACAAGCTTACGACCGGCTTTTTCCGGGTAAGACACCTGTAACACTGTTAAATGTTTTCCCGGCAGGTGCGATAAGGGAGCCGGTTAAACCAAACACTACCGGGCCTGTGAAGTTGTTTTGGTTTTCGCAGGTTATTGGCAACAGCAGGGGCATTGAGGACGTTGTAAAGGCATTGCACATGTTGGCCGATAAGAATTTTGAATTGCATTTGTTGGGCTATCACTCCGGCCAAACAACAGCTTTTATTGATGAATTGAATAATGGGATTGCGAAGATATTTTATCATGAGCCCGTTATGCCCGGTGCATTGGCTGAATTTGCCGCAGAATTTGATATTGGGCTGGCAATGGAGCCGGGGTTCAGCATAAACAATGACTTTGCTTTAAGCAATAAAATTTTCACCTATATGCAAGCCGGTTTAGCAATTGTAGCAAGTGATACAACTGCGCAAAGTGCGTTGTTGTCAAAATATCCTGCAATTGGAGCTTTATACCGGAAAGGTGATGTAGGCACATTGGCAGCGCTGTTATCCGTGTTTAACAAAGACAGGAGTAAGCTTTTAGCCTGCCGGGAAGCTTCACTGGCCCTGGCGACGAATACATTGAACTGGGAAAATGAAAGCAAAAAGTTTTTAACCCTAATTACCCAAACCCTAGATAAAACTGAACGCTAA
- a CDS encoding glycosyltransferase, with protein sequence MDPGIPVPPPLYGGHERLVHMFAEEYKRQGHEVSLLAGPGSHIPGECYAFGVNNLERSSAQKSKELLQAWAFLYKRRNDFDLIHNFGRLVYLLPVLNAPVKKIMTYGRPVSTKGIKIVTSLPNRNLIFTACSNYCVSTGNVAGSWKTVYNAIDFSKYRVNARVDHDSPLMFLGRLDKVKGAHTAIKIAKRTANTLWIAGNIPETADNLAYYKQQIEPLIDGKQVIYLGALNDEEKNLYLGQAKALLFPIEWDEPFGMVMVEAMACGTPVIAFNRGSVPEVVNNGITGFIVEDEAQMTNKIPLLKEIDREKCRAAAAQKFNVTKIAARYLSLFDYHD encoded by the coding sequence ATGGATCCGGGTATACCTGTACCGCCACCGCTATACGGCGGGCATGAGCGATTGGTACACATGTTTGCGGAAGAATATAAAAGACAAGGGCACGAGGTAAGTTTATTGGCAGGTCCCGGTTCCCACATCCCGGGTGAGTGTTATGCTTTCGGTGTAAACAACCTGGAGAGATCATCTGCTCAAAAAAGTAAGGAACTGCTGCAAGCCTGGGCTTTTCTTTACAAACGCCGGAACGATTTTGACCTGATCCATAATTTTGGACGGTTGGTTTACCTGTTGCCTGTTTTAAACGCACCCGTAAAAAAAATAATGACCTATGGGCGGCCGGTGAGCACCAAAGGAATAAAAATTGTTACCAGCCTGCCTAACCGTAACCTGATCTTCACGGCCTGCAGTAACTATTGCGTATCCACAGGGAACGTTGCGGGGAGCTGGAAAACGGTTTACAACGCTATTGACTTTTCAAAGTACCGGGTAAATGCCCGGGTTGACCATGATTCGCCTTTAATGTTTTTGGGCCGTTTAGACAAAGTGAAGGGGGCACATACAGCTATAAAAATAGCTAAGCGTACAGCTAATACTTTGTGGATAGCAGGTAATATTCCTGAAACGGCAGATAATTTGGCGTACTATAAACAGCAAATTGAGCCTTTGATTGATGGCAAACAGGTTATTTATCTGGGGGCCTTAAACGATGAGGAAAAAAATCTCTACCTGGGGCAGGCTAAAGCACTATTGTTTCCTATTGAGTGGGATGAACCCTTCGGGATGGTGATGGTTGAAGCAATGGCCTGCGGTACTCCGGTAATTGCGTTTAACCGGGGCTCGGTTCCCGAGGTTGTGAATAATGGCATAACCGGATTTATAGTAGAAGACGAAGCGCAAATGACCAACAAGATTCCGCTTTTGAAGGAAATTGACCGGGAGAAATGCAGAGCGGCAGCAGCGCAAAAATTCAATGTTACTAAAATAGCTGCCAGGTACCTTTCACTGTTTGATTACCATGATTAA